Below is a window of Cataglyphis hispanica isolate Lineage 1 chromosome 2, ULB_Chis1_1.0, whole genome shotgun sequence DNA.
TGGGAGCCTTTATCATTTCGCGTGAGCGCAATTGCGATTTGCATAAACTATTTTCAACATTTGTTTCGTTATGACAATTCTCATGATTTCATttcataatttgttattttgcgTCGTGAATTATGCgctagatattaaatattttgaagccATTATCTCTCTCatgattacaataatttataattcaaagttataatatcgtttataataaataaataattatatgcatatacatcttatttattacttacaaaATAGTTGCGAGCAGTTTATTGGCATTTCCGTTActtttcattactatttctaCTTTATTGCTCAAACCGATGATTTTCtacaaactatatataaaaaaaatacaagcgcTTCTCTGGATtgaatttatctctttttagcAACAGAATACGTATATTGTAATCGTAAAATCTCTATGTAaatctattttctcttttaattaaaatatcacacaGTTATTAATTACGGATCCGTACCGATCTTTGTGTTACTTAATCCGTTCGTTTTTACGGCGCGATGCACCTTTCGCGCAAGGGGCCTTGCAATAACTCGACGATTTttgaattgtaattaatttttcgtatCGTCCGTATATCGTTGGGACTCGCGATACTCGAGCACTCTTAGCAACCGGTGAGGGTGTCTCATCATCCGGTGACCAATCGTCTGGTATTCCTTCATCGTCGTATGGCAGATGCGCCCACTAAAACAGTCGTAAAAATGACATgccatttaatttgttatattttgttctctatttcttttcatttaccTGAAACGCGCGCATCCAAGCCTCGTGAGCGCAATTAACAACGAAACCATAGACCTTTCTCCGCAAATAACCTTCGTAAATCGCATCCTCGGCCGATCGGATTATTTCTTCGCGTATGGAGCCAATGATATGGCTGACACATTCGTCCTCTATTATCTCTTGCCATTTCATCCATGGAATTCGAGAGGGAGGAGGCGAAAATTCTCCGCGGCTCCCAGCATAGACGTGCGAGCTGGACAACGAACTCGCATCGTTGTTGCGTCGCGGAATTTTTGGCATTTTTCCACGCGTTTCTAGAatacttttctctttaatgCTTATAATAAAGGTAAAACATTAACAttatgctaataaaattattaagttaaattaaattttttttttcaccgcgTGACATGAAACACGTTATAAAGAATTgacttgttaaaatataagagaatctCTGAAATGGAAAAGGGAAATCTTTAAAtgtggaatttatttttaaaatattgcgtcCTCTAGCGAGTTATTTATGCGTTTCCATTTTACCATTACGCATTGAAGCAAAAGTTTGAATCTTCAAAGATTATATCGAACAGAATTAATTCGCATTTGGATTTTGGTCGATAAAGATActtgttattgtttttaatttaaattatacacacaatgaaatattattatgtgtaaattgagaaaataggtaagaaaaaataaactataaaactataaacaaaaaatcaaaGCCGATATTGCTCGTaacattcaatatatatttattgtctcAAGATATTGTGTGTATTGAAATTTAcaatagtataaataataagataaatttagggcgcgttattatataatagaaataagcCATGTCTAAATATGAATCATCAActctatttttcattaataataaattactttttaatgacaaattcCTAATTTAAGGCCTAGCTGTTgatttgttatttcttttttttcgaaactATGAATCTTACAAAACTGATTAGTAATTAAAAgcactaataaaaattttttcttaaaacgaCGCTCCTAAAAGTGCAATTTTATAGatgtaattttacacaatattttttagttcgAAAAAATGTTAACTCATTCGCTCGATTAAATTCTATTCATCGATAATCCTTTAACCGATTACCGCCACTTTATTTCACGCTATTTAAGTCTAAATATGGATTcactgttatattatttttctaataacaatattttaaattaaaattgagctCATGAtccaatttaatgtttaattaaaagtttggattatctgttatttaattattcaataaaatgatgaattatagtaatattgtttatatttgtatagatcatatttaatttttattttacataattaacttctcttttttaatttccttttttatccGTTTTCTCCATATTTATTGTACCTGTCtttaatacatacacaaatatatcttacaaCATCACAAGATATACTACAAGAAAcgccataatttatttaattaaggaaCAATCGATTTATTAAGatgtttagaatttaaatcGGTTAACGGATTAAACGATCATTTCCTCTTTACTTACAATCAGTTCAGCAGTGAATTAATTGATAGAATTATCAATAGAATTTCAATGAAcgacgtatatataatacatgtgcTACATTGTCCTCTTATTATTTACGCTATTCTATCatcttttttgataatttgtgTACACTTTTTCGATAATACGAGTggatttataatgatatgcTAGGCAACCTAGACTCGAATGCCTAGGATCGAAACCAAAcgccaaaaatataaatatacattatatactgacaatgaattaaaaacaagcatattaataaaagtattcgtatatcataattttctttatagcaATCAACTTTGCATCCTatatgaaaagaagaaaaatatctttaaataataaatcaaacatactattttttaataaaactcttTTTGTTTAAAGTAAATAGTTCgtgaaatatctaaattttcagatttttttctaaaaaatattcgttgATAGCTGGTGAAAATGGGATGACAAAATATGCTGAAAaagtacatattttctttaattgtaaaaaatagtttttctatACTGCTAAATAATAAACGTCGCAAATACATTGTTCGTAGCCAGCCAAaggtttataaataatgcatcaacagtttaattaatattaaatgagtTCATGtatcattatgtatataactatataataaaatgagattcacagaaatgaaaacaatgatgcataaatatatttattgaataatgttttatatatatttattgaataatgctttatatatatttatatgaattctcTCTGTGTTCttatattctctataaaaatttactaataaaaatatagaaaataaaatatggcgGTATATACGAATACTTTTTGTACTTCGTAagcttcattaataattacaatcaaacatttctggtttcattaaagaataaatttacaattgtgtttaaataattataattaactgcatacaatattaattgagaatattattttttcgtatattcAGAAAgctaaaaacatttaaaaattgcatataggcgtattttataaataatactttaatgaaacagttttctctctttattttatttttaatagatttgtaATTGCGTGTGTTAAATAGAATCGTTCAATTGACAAAGTATACcttctaatataaattcgcGCGTGTATTTATGTAGATCCTGCTACAACTCTCTTCGATATCTTTCGCCATATTCGAAGCTCTAATTCTTTCGTatgtgattaattttaattggacGAACGAAATGCTTACGTTAGACGATTTCACTACGTTATGAAGGAATTACATTTACTTCCCGTTACTGGTACGGAGAGATTCGTGccataaaattatcttacttTATTTCTCGTTTCTCACTTGATTATCACATTCTCAGATTGAGGTTTTAGAATCTTTCGATTCTTGGATCTTCGAATGTTTTTAGGAACTTTGTAGTCCCTTGAATTTTCAGTTTGATGCGCCctcttataaatattgcagaCTTTTGGATTTCTGaatctgcaaatattatgatttattaaattttggcaATCTAAAATCTCTTACATGTACAATTTTCCATTTGATCAATGTTGGATTTTCGTCATATGTCAGGCAAGTGTCTTTtcatttcctctttcttttttttttttttttttaattataggatTTCTCGATctctatattcttaaattcttGATTTTCGATTCTTGCTAAAAGTTCTTGAATTCTTGAACTTAGACATGTTTCTTGCATCTACAGGTGTGTGTTAGAATCTTTAACTCGTtgaattcttcaatttttatatttttatatttttggaatccctggaacttttttttacttctctaATGTTTTCGTTGTTAGACttttaaattcgaaaaatttatagatcctTGGATATCGGAAAATTGAATACAAGAATTTCCCGATCTCTAGGTTTTTAgcagaaagataatttttttttgaatatttaaatctctcttaaaaatttataattatttgttctaagagaaaattctttaatctCCGCATGCTGGGAGCTATAGATTATTGGATTGTtagaagtttaatttttatttccgatTTACATTTCTCGAATCCCTATTTTCTGAACTCTATAATTCTAGATTCGTATCTCCTTGGATTCTTGGAATTTTCAAATCCTTAGATCTCGGACCTTGCATCCTTAGATCTTCAAGGACTCTCCTCCTGCCTCCTAATAGTCGATACGATCCTTTTCTCGTGGTACATACACACGGTGgatctttttgttttctaaCTGGAAGACCAACATCCGTCACGAAGATCCTTAAGCGCTAACGCCGGTTATGACACCTCCGCTTCCAGGAAGGCCGGTTTCTCCCATCAAGGCCAAATCGATTTCCTTCGCGGCTAATCGCCCTTCTGTGATCGCCCATACTACGAGAGACTGTCCACGTCtgcaatctattttaaaaaatatttatattaataaaattgaaattagttGTAAAAGgctgaagttttttttttgatgtatataaaaaactttactTTTACAACTAACTGgaaattaatacttatttatttatatttatattttattaata
It encodes the following:
- the LOC126855950 gene encoding uncharacterized protein LOC126855950; amino-acid sequence: MPKIPRRNNDASSLSSSHVYAGSRGEFSPPPSRIPWMKWQEIIEDECVSHIIGSIREEIIRSAEDAIYEGYLRRKVYGFVVNCAHEAWMRAFQWAHLPYDDEGIPDDWSPDDETPSPVAKSARVSRVPTIYGRYEKLITIQKSSSYCKAPCAKGASRRKNERIK